The genomic segment TACGTTTTTGACGTTTTTTCCGCTAGTTTAGAAGTTGTGTGCATTTAATAGGGAATCAAGCATATTAAAAGTGTCTTCATAATCCATGTGTGGACCGTTATTTATTAAAGCAGCATTGGGCTCAGAACTCTGCCCCTCCCCCGGCCTCCTGTCAATCTTTGTCAACTGGGCGTGGCCTATAGGTTGATTGACAGATACTGAGGCAGAGGAGGAGTGGCTCTTGGAAGATCGGTGAGATTTGGATGAatggtggtgatggtggtggCTACCGTGCGAGTGTGACGACTCGTGTCTCGCCATTTTGTGCGACGAATGTTCGCGATGTTTCTCGCGGCTCGAGCGAGGACTGTGACGGCTCTTACCACTACTACTTTCAGACGAAACCTTGATCTTCATTTTCAGCTCTTCTTGACTAGCAGACCCGTTTTCCAATGAGGAAGGGTGGCGCCGTTTTAGTGACCCACTCTTTAATGATCGCTCCGGTACCTGCTGTTGGGAATATTTCACCCTGATTGACGTAGACGGTTCGGACGATAAATGTCCGTGTTTTCGAAGCTGGTCACTTTCCCCCTCTTCGTGTCTGCGTCTTTGCTCTAATTCAGCCGAGTGTTTTTCACGGTATTTCTCTAGAGTGAGTTTCTGAGGGGCGAGAGTTGCCGTGGCGTGTCCGTGTTTGCTTGCCTGCGCCCCCTGGAGTGCGAGAAATGCGTCTGCGCTCTGGGAAATTGGTGCAGGAAAGCTGAAAGCAGAGGTCTGCAGGTTCGACAGGCCATTGAGTGACAGTGATGCACCATCCAATGGGAAAGAGGTGGATGGTTCTGAATACATGCCCACTTTGAAGTCACACATGCTCCCCATCAATGAAGCGTCCTGGCTCAGAGTTGACTGGAAGGAACCGTCTAAAGATTGGTtgtcgagttttggtttcttggcAGCTTGACTGgcctaaaatgaaaacagaaataaacattaaaattgttCCACTACTTGACTGCttcttattaaaatgttaatcacAAAAATCTATAACGATATTTAAATTGGTGTAATTTTTTTGCATACAAAAGTATTTATACATACCCGCCAGTTTCTGATTCTTTTTAATCTGTTTGGTGTTTTTTCCAAGATCTGGAGAAACTCGTGAGTCAGGTCTACAGAAACAGAGAACAAACAAAATATACAGAGTATTAATACTTAAAAATCAAGGTGCAGCAATAActtgacaaaaatgtaaatttaaaatgcattccttCGAGAAAGATAAATTTGCCTagcaaattattaaaacaaacaaaataaattaaaaatcaaaattttttgattgatcttaatttgttatttttttttaggtaagtaTAATATgattagaaaaaaatgtaaaaaggttgTGTTAGACTAACCATCAAGCAGCTGCAGAGTCACAGCTGGGTCTACATATTCCCACCAATGTTTCCCATCTGAAGAGACAGGAATCTCCCAATTGGACCACTTGCAGGCCAGGTGAATACAGACACATGCCACCACTGTGGGTTTGTGCTGCAGGCAGAAGGTAGTCAGGTGCAGACTGCAAGagagacaacaacacagaaaacacagagaaaacagtCCATTATAAAACAGAAGACATGAGAAACGCTTCAAAATCCTAAATTCACTTCCATTCTTCTTAGTTCATCAGAATGATCATGATTATGTCAAAGCTGACCATCCAGTCAGGTGTGTGTTTGCAAGAATGTTCTTTGTCTGGTCAGCTGGAAAACACAATTGTATGTAATTTATAAAACagattaaatcaataaaatacaagTCAGCTCAATTAACATTTAAAGTGTGGCATCAGTGTAAGCAACACCAATGCCGAATCCCTATTCATTTCTCGAAATTGCTCTCTCTCAGCAAGTGGGCATTAACAGCAACTCAACTTCCTGCTGTGTTAATGACCAAACCGGCTCAAAGTCATCTTACTGGCTTGAAATGAACTTTTAGTCACTAAATCGGTGACAACAGAAGATGAGACTTCAATGCAATCAATCGAGTTGTTTTAGGTTGGCTAATGAGACTACACCTGATTGGTTAAAAATTCAGGTTGCTAACACAAAGGACGCAGTTCGGATTTCAATAAAGGAAGCTGAAGTGATAATAGTGTGCCGGAGGAAGTAAGCAAATCAAGTAATTAGAATACTGgagaaaatggttttaaaatgaagtaaatattaaatggcgcttaaaggaatagctcatgCAGAAACTCAAATTTCCTGAAAATTTACCccctctcaggccatccaagatgtggaggtttgtttcttcatcaaaacagatttggagagatgtatcattacatcactttcccaccaatggatcctctgcagtaaatgggtgccatcagaatgagattccaaatcgatgataaaaacaataatccacaaaacaTTTAACAGAGAGACACCCAGATCAAATGAAAGAGTCCATGCAGGTAAGTTTTAATGCGTTTCCcataaattgatttatttgtggcacCCGCCACATTATCAAAACCCAGGGTGTTTTTAGATCACTCTGTTTCTGAAGGAATCcaactgtcttcagaaaattatGCATATCATTTTCATTGCATCTTGCCTGTAATTCCTGAGCAGCATATGTGAGTGCAGCGCTTGTTTAATTACAGCCGTTACTGGGGAAACTTCTTTGTCCCGCCTCCTGTTGTCAGAGAATGAATCTGCATATATATGCTGACACAAATAAGAGTCTGTTCAGTtgtgaatattattaaatattttaatttgaaggtCAGATTTAAATGAACGCTATTATTAGAGTAGTTAATCGTTTGCATAAGCATGGCTAATCCTAATATAATGAGCATTAGAATTAAGTTTCTTTTTGCAAACTGATTTTTCtttccactggagaaagcaatattattgattattacagttggaagcaacagtttagggttaaaacaccttaatgatagatttctttcttttaaacacacagcttttcactttcaACAGCTGTTTTTATCATCtatttggactcattctgacggcacccattcactgccgagGATTCATtagtgagaaagtgatgtaatgctacatttctacaaatctgttcaaatgaagaaacaaaaccTGTCTATATCTTAGATGACCTGAGGCTgagaacattttctgaaaattttcattttgtgagctattcctttaaaagccaacaaaacaaaatacttgTCAAGCcacaaaacaaaatatcaattatgtatataataaattggattttaaaaAATTGACCAAAAAGAAGCATGTAAAAGAAAGCAATCTCTGGTACTTACCGTGACAATCTCTAACTTTACACCTTTGAACTCTGAGCTGATATTCAGGCTACCAATTGAGTTATTGACCTATGCACTCTCAATCAAGATAACTCTATTAGCACCTCTACACTCCAGGCTGTGTATTCAACCTTCTGCGCCAACAGCAAGCCCTCCGTACATTACACCGCACTGCGCCGGGCCGGAGAGCATAACACCCTGCCCAGGCGCGAGAGGGCGTTGGACACAGGAAGGAGAACCCTGCCTAATAGGAAGTCATAGGGTGCCATGGCAGTGCAACAAATAGGGGTCAGGGTAACAACCTGTTGGTAGCCATGAAATAGGAGGTCTGGGCCAAGTCCTTGCTCGCTGAGGGTAGAAAGGAGAGAGACAATGGTGGATTAAAGTGCAATTCATTTTGGcaatttttttccattaaaaggGTATCAGGTTAtccatttcttttataaaatacagtaaaaacagtaatattttgaaatattacaaataacattCCTactctaatattttaaaatgtaattttgtccaaagctgaattttcagcatcattactccagtctccagtgtcacgtgatccttcagaaatcattctaatgtgccgattcgctgcttaagaaacatttctgatcaatGTCGAAAGCAGTTGTGagccaagaaaaagaaaaaaagagagcgaAAGATGAAGAAAGACTAAGAGCAATAGTTGAAAGCATCTACCTCGCACTAGCTGGGAACATCTCACCACATCTGTGTGTGGATGATCTATAGTTATCTCAAACCCTGAAACAAAATCACTGGTTAGACAGGACTCATCTTCACAGGACTTCAGCTTTCATAAAGCACAGATTTATTAGCAGATTCTGTAACTTACCAAGCGTCTGCAGCACTATGGTCTCCAACAGCACCAGCTCTTGAGCCTGCTGGAGGTACGCCTGTGGATCAACACAATCACACCTGGTCACTAGAGGGGTCTGGTCCCACTGCTTGTGATGACAGCCAATcaatttcatttgtttgtttataatgtatattagATAGTTCGCCCAATAAAGGTGTTCTCAGTCGAACACCACTCGACTGAGACCACACTTCTGAAggttttaaatactattttattaattGGTGACTGAGGATCATGCTGTGCTAGTACTCCTAGGCTAGTGCTGCTTTAGACACTGGACCATGCCATCCTGCTTGCTTGCTTGGAACACTGTGTAGGCATAGGGATGAGCGATATATTTCAGATGGATGAAATTACAAGTCTACCATTTCATATTATGCTCTATTGTTTATTTCGTGGTGCCGCAAAATACATTATGACAatactttttcattattttaatgacgGCAGTCTTACATGCATTACACAGGGATGCAGACAGAAGCGTGAATGACAGCAAGCACATGTTACGTCATGCTGCATTGCGCGTGGTCATGAAAATGGAATggtttgcattcatttttaagcagtttaaaacaactgattttaggccatttaaacaaacaacagagctatagacccttttacagttggtaaacaaggtgacgtatttgtgtgggcgaggcttagctggaggcagaaagattcccctcaacacttgaacaaacggtagctagcgagttttcttagcttgtttttttaacaatggctggagaaaatctgaatatatctgctttatctgaatatttaaggtaACTGACAGTCCgggaccgcgataattatttgaaaaagttaactttaacgggcggaaccagattggtcgacccgtacacaatcactcgttggatggacgatctgacaggattacctccgattgagtggcctgacatctacacttacttgatagagaaaccgagcgtgtatagtaaagagaaactgagggtgtataaatccttagattaaataaagagtgacattacagtaaaattattattaagatgtaaatattttctagaaataaaaattctgaagactggaaaataattataaactttctgtatttattctttcttaccatgttcttaaattccggtcacaatcaatcacaacaatgtatataaaatgatctccgtcgattctggcaaccaacaacacaacaagacaacattttaagctccttgagtagccgaccctgtgttggtttgtattagccgcctccagctagcgccgtgacgtacctgtgacgtccgcgcaaaaggggtctataTGCGCGTGCTGTCTCTTGTTTCTGTGTAAGAAATTTTGATCATATCGCCCACCCCAATATAGGCATAAAAGGAAATGCTCTTGAATGGTTTAACTCTTATATTTCGAATCGAACTTTCAGAGTTAACATTGGTGAACCCTCTTCCGAGGTAGCTTCTTTGTCATGTGGTGTTCCCCAGGGCTCCATTCTAGCTCCTATTCATTGTTCACTATATATGCTCCCTTTGGGTTCTATTTTTAGGACGCATGGTCTGTCATTTCATTGCTATGCAGACGATATTCAAAATCTGTCTGCCCTTAAAACAGAGTTCAAATGGTTTTGAAGCACTTTATATCTTGTCTGTCTGATGTGAAAGCCTGGTTGTCTTAAAATTTTAATGAgggtaaaactgaaataatagtGTTTGGTCCATAGGATTCTCTTAGTGCACCTAAAGTAGCCGAGGCAATATAACCTCATCTGTGAAGCCTAGGGTAAAAAATCTGAGTGTTATCTTTGATGATGGTCTAACATTTGACAGATAAATTCAGTTGTTAAATCCGGTTTCTCTCAGAATGAGTTTTACTTTCACTAGTAGTCAAAGCTATCTAGTAGAACTTTTGAAAAagtcattcatgcttttattacatCTAGATTGGACTACTGCAATTTGTTGTATGTAGGGATTAGTCAGTCAGCCCTGTCTCACTTGTAGATAGCTGGCTTTTAACGTGCTCTGAGGAACAGGAGCATTTTACACTGGTTTAATGGTCTCTACATTGGCTACCTGTGTGATACCGAGTTAATTTAAGAATTCTTCTTTTAGTGTTTAAATCATTAAACGGTCTGGCCCCTACCTTATCTTTCTGACTTATTGACTGAACATCGACCCATCTTGTCTCTCCAGTCATCCAACCAGAGATATTATGCATCCCTAAATCGAGGCTGAAATGCAAGGGTGACCGCATTCTCAGTAGCTGCCCCCTAGATTCTGGAAAGCCCTGCCCCTCTGTATTAGATCTGCACCTTCACTATCGGTTTCTAAATCTATGATGAAAACTTACCTTTTTGATTTGCTATTTTGTAACTGAGAATTTTCTACcatactgttttattgtattattttgtattgtcttattgaaatattttaacggTTTTTCAGCATATTGGTCAACAAATGGTTGTGTTtaatagtgctatataaataaaactgacattgACAAAGGTCTTGGTTATGAATGACaagtgtgagtaattaatgacagaatttttatttttgggtgaactatcccttgaaacATTGAGGGaagtttagttttctttttttattgtctttatttactttcattataaATTCTAATAACATCTTTGTGCATGactctttaaaaagtattttcttaaGCTGTCAATGtactaaaagtattaataaatacaacCATTTTTGTATTCAACCAAATTCATGTActtaatacttattttaaatataaatatatattttttgtgtttgcaGGTTCATTTCGAGACTCAACCCTGGTGGCACCAAATGCCAGAGTCACAGATCAGATGAAATTCATGAGAGAGGATGCAAAGAAAAAGCATCAGCCTGAATCCTCTCGTGGGGTTTCTCATCAGAGAGCTTGTCAGCTTTGCcaaaattactgacatttaacaCCACCAAactaatttttactgtattttattcctgtaaacCCTGTTTTGCCATGCTACAGATAGAAAGTCCCCAGGGGACTGAGGTGATGCTCTTTTTTCCAGCTAGTacattaagtatttttaaaaagaaaatgttcaacaattaaaaataatattataaaagacaAATGGCAATGAGTTTTGTGGGGATTTTTATGGGGTTGGGGGTTGTAATATAGTATACAATGTTGTACCACAATTGGATTGTTTTATAcagatataaaatgaaaattaaattgaaCACTACTTACACTGACAATAGAGGAATACTTTAAAGAAAAATTAAGGAATACATCCagctactgtaaaatttacagcaaTCTCTTTACAGTGTACTTAAGGTGCTTATCAATTGGCACCAGAATGAGCAGGAAGACAAAATTTATAATAACATTCCCAATACCAATAAaggtacattttctttcttttcctgaaatcactcactgtaacaccgcacatttgttaataatttaaatatattaaatatattttatcttgTATATGACACACTCATAATAATCTATTTAATGAACGAGTTAATCTTTTATAAAGTCTCTTTGTGAGGTGAGGCAGGGATGGGCAAACTCGGTACCGGAGGATCAGCTTtagccctaatcaaacacacctctAGCTAGTTAATTTAGGATTACTAGAAGGTTTTatgagggttggagctaaactcatttaaatatttaaactataaacaaaTGTACAGTATAGCGGTGAGGGATGTCAGAAAAAGAAATAAACGGTCCTTTTATTGGCTGCCGCTGTGAGCTTCAGAAGATGCTTATGCGGCTCATTTTTATTCCTCCCTGCTGACAGGCACCCGCCACTGCCTCTACAGATGCACAGATCACTTTTGCGCCATATTTCACACAGATATGGTGCAAAAGGAAGAGCAAAATTTGTCTTTTGCAAGCGAAAAAAGGTTTGAGACTCATCGCAGCAATTCCAAGCTGTTGTCGTTATGCACTTGTGTTTGGGCTACATAAccatccaagaaaaaaaaaaagtgtatgtgtgtgtatatatatatatatatatatatatatatatatatatacatatacacacacacacacacacacatacgcgtgTAAGAAAACATTCTAAAAGTGTGCAAATCTCATTGCAAGAATTAACATACTGCATTGCGATTCATGTACAAAATTCAACCATGACATTTTTTATGCaggtgtgtaaatgtgttttgcacAATTTTCACTGCAGCAATAGTAgagtcaagaggcatttatttttcatttgcatagttaacactggggaaaactgggcattgaaatgcttgtaGTAGCACAACAGGCAAGCACACGAGTTTCTTAATTTGTGATtcgagaaggtgtaactgttgtatTTGTGGAAgaggaacaaacaaaaaaaaaatctccaagtTTGCAACTTTTGTCTGTGACTTTAAATTTCAAATTTACTGGTGCACATGTGGCTATTCACTACAGACAATAGAGAACAAAAAAAATCCCTTCATATGTAAGCCCCCACACTCACATTGCTCTTGGTGTCCAGCGGCGGGTCGTGAGGGTTCAGGCAAGCATGTGCTACTTTAATAACGTGTTCAAGTTTCCTTGGTTGTTCTTCCACTTTCGCGGCCAGAAAGAGTATGGTGGGAGAAATGATCTGATTGAAGACAGAAAATGATTATACCACCTTTAAAGATAACacaaaaactcaataaacaacaGGGTTTCATATGGATCTAGTTCTGCCAATTAAAACCAGAGTGAAATCCTGAAAGATCTTGAGCGTTATTAGTGggtcaacacacacatacatgatcaaatgaaaaaaaaaaaaaaaatgcatactcACATTTCTATGGAACTTGGTAAAGGAATTAAGCATGTAAAACCGGTGCATATAGACGATTGCGGTGTTAATCGTGAGCTGGGATCTGCACAGTTTCATCAAGGaacaaaaacactgcaaaacaAGCTATTATAGGTGTAATATAATCCACAAATACAATACTCAAAAATCATAATCTTCTAAACGTTAAGTCAAAATCACATTAATACAGCTTATAGTCCCAACTCACACTAATATAGGAACTGCACTGaataataaagtgtaataaaagaCTAAAAtcataaaaggacacatttataGACAGTAACACAACATCGGGTTTAGCGATTATCTTACACCAGTCACCTCTAAATCACTCTTTAACCCCTAAAAGGCACACACAACCCAACTGTTATCATTTAAACCATATGAAATCAGGCAGAAACCTTAATAGGATCGATTTAATCCTGATTTAATTTAAGGCCCAAAAAACGAACTACTGTCATCCACACGCCTGTATTCACACATTTACTCACTTTATACCCCAGGATACACTTTATAACGCTTTTAACACgcaatttattgaaaactggTGCGGTTGGTGGGAATTTTCAACACAGTGAAACATCGC from the Carassius auratus strain Wakin unplaced genomic scaffold, ASM336829v1 scaf_tig00022937, whole genome shotgun sequence genome contains:
- the LOC113077638 gene encoding cyclin-T2-like — its product is MMAAVQRGSSKWLFTREQLENTPSRRCGVEPDRELSYRQQAANLVQDMGQRLNVSQLTINTAIVYMHRFYMLNSFTKFHRNIISPTILFLAAKVEEQPRKLEHVIKVAHACLNPHDPPLDTKSNAYLQQAQELVLLETIVLQTLGFEITIDHPHTDVVRCSQLVRASKDLAQTSYFMATNSLHLTTFCLQHKPTVVACVCIHLACKWSNWEIPVSSDGKHWWEYVDPAVTLQLLDDLTHEFLQILEKTPNRLKRIRNWRASQAAKKPKLDNQSLDGSFQSTLSQDASLMGSMCDFKVGMYSEPSTSFPLDGASLSLNGLSNLQTSAFSFPAPISQSADAFLALQGAQASKHGHATATLAPQKLTLEKYREKHSAELEQRRRHEEGESDQLRKHGHLSSEPSTSIRVKYSQQQVPERSLKSGSLKRRHPSSLENGSASQEELKMKIKVSSESSSGKSRHSPRSSREKHREHSSHKMARHESSHSHGSHHHHHHSSKSHRSSKSHSSSASVSVNQPIGHAQLTKIDRRPGEGQSSEPNAALINNGPHMDYEDTFNMLDSLLNAHNF